One window of Oscillibacter hominis genomic DNA carries:
- a CDS encoding MerR family transcriptional regulator, translating to MRYSIGQAAERCGVSVRTLRYYDQIGLLKPADSSPSGYRSYDESSLLRLREILFYRELDFSLEEIRRMLDTPNYDRTQAMERQRSLLTLKCERLMGLIALLERNLKGEDTMNLSAFDDSAYQAEKERYAAEAKERWGHTEAYAQSVEKRRTPDQEQELQRRMEELFARFAALKDPESREGQELAEQWRQFISDNYYECTPELLLELGRMYVEDMRFQENLDRFGPGTAQRMSRAIAAYCNKA from the coding sequence ATGCGCTATTCCATCGGACAGGCCGCGGAGCGGTGCGGCGTGAGCGTACGCACGCTGCGCTATTATGACCAGATCGGCCTTTTAAAGCCGGCGGATTCCAGCCCGTCGGGCTACCGCAGCTACGATGAGTCCAGCCTGCTTCGTCTGCGGGAGATTTTGTTTTACCGGGAACTGGACTTTTCGCTGGAGGAAATCCGGCGCATGCTGGATACACCGAATTACGACCGCACCCAGGCCATGGAGCGGCAGCGCAGTCTGCTCACACTCAAGTGTGAACGGCTGATGGGGCTGATCGCACTGCTGGAGCGGAATCTGAAAGGAGAGGATACCATGAATTTGAGCGCCTTTGACGACAGTGCGTATCAGGCGGAGAAGGAGCGTTACGCCGCGGAGGCAAAAGAGCGCTGGGGGCATACGGAGGCCTATGCCCAGAGCGTAGAAAAGCGCCGCACCCCGGACCAGGAGCAGGAGCTCCAGCGCCGGATGGAGGAACTCTTTGCCCGCTTTGCCGCCCTGAAGGACCCGGAGTCCCGGGAGGGGCAGGAACTGGCGGAGCAGTGGAGGCAGTTCATCAGCGACAACTACTATGAGTGCACCCCGGAGCTTCTTTTGGAGTTGGGACGGATGTATGTGGAGGACATGCGGTTCCAGGAAAATCTGGACCGCTTTGGACCGGGCACGGCCCAGCGGATGAGCCGGGCCATCGCAGCGTACTGCAATAAAGCGTGA
- a CDS encoding vWA domain-containing protein produces MEKDLTAIGREILETARNELYVNLPYLDAALCSLTFTPGNETQFVATDGQKLVYSGAYLSDRFLRSRTLVNRIYLHVILHCMLRHPWRRQGRDSALWDLSCDIAVESILDSLDYPCLRGSGALPLRQSLYGQLRRNMAVLTAEGIYLSLSRRTLSEYDQGRLSREFFADDHTLWDPPQGDEERKKQSQRWEDISQRTQTGMETVLAGTAQGGEAVYEQVKVANRESPDYRSFLRRFAAIRETAAVDGDAFEYGFYSYGLRLYGNMPLIEPPETREDRRIEDFVIAIDTSMSTSGALVRQFLSTTYSILKSTETFTRKMNLRILQCDDQLRSDRELHTLEELREYMEDFELAGGSATDFRPVFEHVARLQEQGALRRLRGLLYFTDGMGIYPKKRPPYDTAFILMEESAIDVPVPPWAIRMVLTAPDLERAAREEGVWEEDSLPPEDLPIL; encoded by the coding sequence TTGGAAAAAGACCTGACGGCAATCGGCCGGGAGATTTTGGAAACCGCCCGCAACGAGCTCTACGTCAACCTGCCCTATCTGGACGCGGCGCTCTGCTCCCTTACCTTTACGCCCGGGAATGAAACCCAGTTTGTGGCCACCGACGGGCAGAAGCTGGTCTACAGCGGCGCCTATCTCAGTGACCGCTTCCTCCGGTCCCGGACGCTGGTCAACCGGATTTACCTCCATGTCATCCTGCACTGCATGCTCCGCCACCCCTGGCGCCGCCAGGGCAGGGACAGCGCGCTGTGGGATCTAAGCTGCGACATCGCGGTGGAGAGCATCCTGGACTCCCTGGACTATCCCTGTCTGAGAGGCTCAGGCGCCCTCCCCCTGCGCCAGAGCCTTTACGGCCAGCTGCGCCGCAACATGGCGGTCCTCACCGCGGAGGGAATCTACCTCTCCCTCTCCCGGCGGACGCTCAGCGAATACGACCAGGGCCGGCTCTCCCGGGAGTTCTTTGCCGACGACCACACCCTCTGGGACCCACCCCAGGGAGATGAAGAGCGCAAAAAGCAGAGCCAGCGCTGGGAGGACATCTCCCAGCGGACCCAAACCGGGATGGAGACCGTGCTGGCCGGGACCGCCCAAGGCGGCGAGGCTGTCTACGAGCAGGTAAAGGTGGCCAACCGGGAGAGCCCGGACTACCGTTCCTTCCTTCGCCGCTTTGCCGCCATCCGGGAGACAGCCGCCGTGGACGGCGACGCCTTTGAGTACGGGTTTTACAGCTATGGCCTCCGTCTGTACGGCAATATGCCCCTGATCGAGCCGCCGGAGACCCGGGAGGACAGGCGCATCGAGGACTTCGTCATCGCCATCGACACGTCCATGTCCACCTCCGGCGCCCTGGTCCGTCAATTTCTCTCCACCACCTATTCCATATTGAAGAGCACGGAGACCTTCACCCGGAAGATGAACCTGCGGATTTTACAGTGCGACGATCAGCTCCGCTCCGACCGGGAGCTCCACACGCTCGAGGAACTGCGGGAGTATATGGAGGACTTCGAGCTGGCGGGCGGCAGCGCCACGGATTTCCGCCCCGTCTTCGAACATGTGGCCCGCCTCCAGGAGCAGGGGGCCCTCCGCCGCCTGCGGGGCCTTTTGTATTTTACCGACGGCATGGGCATCTATCCCAAAAAGCGGCCGCCCTATGACACGGCGTTCATCCTGATGGAGGAGTCCGCCATTGACGTGCCTGTTCCGCCCTGGGCCATCCGCATGGTGCTGACCGCTCCGGACTTGGAGCGCGCCGCCCGGGAGGAAGGCGTCTGGGAGGAGGACAGCCTTCCCCCGGAAGACCTTCCCATCTTGTAA
- a CDS encoding leucine-rich repeat protein codes for MDGTMLLRCRREERGVTILRLLSSAPSVVLPEELWGLPVTAIAGHAFAPGGDTGEGELVAFGPQGETDNRRIRSVTLPQSVCSVGDYAFYNCTSLRSLTLSGDTERWGGCALMNCTELRSLHIHLSGETSSAMAYFADELPWELDMTLSYPDGGTARLIFPGYRESYEENSPAHHFDYFIHGAGYPYHHCFQDKHFSFFRYDSLWQPFLQMDHEPDCALRLACCRLRHPRELSKEAGAEYLRYLRAHSGEAMGWFIDQRDADGLSWALPLLQPDRDALSAACALARETGATEALALLLEERHRRFAAGSSAAFDL; via the coding sequence ATGGACGGCACGATGCTGCTTCGCTGCCGCAGGGAGGAGCGGGGTGTCACCATACTGCGGCTTCTCTCCTCCGCCCCCTCCGTGGTGCTGCCGGAAGAGCTCTGGGGCCTGCCGGTGACAGCCATCGCGGGACACGCCTTTGCCCCCGGCGGCGACACGGGAGAGGGAGAGCTGGTGGCATTCGGCCCCCAGGGGGAAACGGACAACCGGCGCATCAGGAGCGTCACGCTGCCGCAAAGCGTCTGCTCCGTGGGGGACTACGCCTTTTATAACTGCACATCCCTTCGCTCCCTCACCCTCTCCGGGGACACGGAGCGCTGGGGCGGATGCGCCCTGATGAACTGCACGGAGCTGCGCTCCCTCCACATCCATCTCTCCGGGGAGACCTCCTCCGCCATGGCCTACTTTGCCGACGAACTGCCCTGGGAGTTAGACATGACCCTCTCCTACCCCGACGGCGGGACGGCGCGGCTGATCTTTCCGGGCTACCGGGAGTCCTATGAGGAGAACTCCCCGGCCCACCACTTCGACTACTTCATTCACGGGGCCGGTTACCCCTACCACCACTGCTTCCAGGACAAGCACTTCTCCTTTTTCCGCTATGACAGCCTCTGGCAGCCCTTTCTCCAGATGGATCACGAGCCGGACTGCGCGCTGCGGCTGGCTTGCTGCCGGCTGCGCCACCCAAGGGAGCTGTCGAAGGAGGCGGGGGCGGAGTACCTCCGCTATCTCCGCGCCCACAGCGGCGAGGCGATGGGCTGGTTCATCGATCAGCGGGACGCGGACGGCCTCTCCTGGGCGCTGCCCCTGCTCCAGCCGGACCGGGATGCCCTCTCGGCAGCCTGCGCCCTGGCTCGTGAAACAGGCGCCACGGAAGCCCTGGCCCTGCTGCTTGAGGAGCGTCACCGCCGCTTCGCAGCGGGCAGCAGTGCGGCATTCGACCTATAG
- a CDS encoding phosphatase PAP2 family protein, translating into MTAIELSILDWIQTARCGFLDAVMPIITTLGDSGIIWILLTLVLLCIPRYRRTGLTMACALALDVVCCNLLLKPLVARVRPFDANPLVELIVGRPTDWSFPSGHTAASFASTAALYASGEPLWIPAAVLSVLIAFSRLYLYVHYPTDVLAGLVLGTVLGVLGRKLFLFLERKVGRKAS; encoded by the coding sequence ATGACTGCCATTGAACTTTCCATATTGGACTGGATCCAGACCGCCCGCTGCGGCTTTTTGGACGCGGTGATGCCCATCATCACGACTTTGGGGGACTCGGGGATAATCTGGATCCTTCTGACCCTTGTCCTCCTCTGCATCCCCCGGTACCGCCGCACCGGCCTCACCATGGCCTGCGCCCTGGCGCTGGATGTGGTGTGCTGCAATTTGCTGCTCAAGCCACTGGTGGCCCGGGTCAGGCCCTTTGACGCGAACCCGCTGGTGGAGCTGATCGTGGGCCGTCCCACGGACTGGTCCTTCCCCTCCGGCCACACGGCGGCCTCCTTTGCCTCCACGGCGGCGCTGTATGCAAGCGGGGAACCCCTGTGGATTCCGGCGGCGGTGCTGTCGGTGCTGATTGCCTTTTCCCGGCTGTACCTCTATGTCCACTACCCCACCGACGTGTTGGCGGGGCTGGTGCTGGGCACCGTTTTGGGCGTGTTGGGCAGAAAGCTGTTCCTCTTTCTGGAGCGTAAGGTGGGGAGGAAGGCGTCGTGA